In Eschrichtius robustus isolate mEscRob2 chromosome 11, mEscRob2.pri, whole genome shotgun sequence, the following proteins share a genomic window:
- the LOC137772286 gene encoding LOW QUALITY PROTEIN: olfactory receptor 10V1-like (The sequence of the model RefSeq protein was modified relative to this genomic sequence to represent the inferred CDS: substituted 1 base at 1 genomic stop codon) yields MEEHNQMGAVRFHFDPFSTDQAVVSLIFMAFLLLYPGSLIGNVTTGLTVWXDHSFHTPVYFFLFALAMLEIGYSANLAPLTLAGILSMGRMLISRPGCGAQMFFSILLGESDCVFLAVMAYDRYMEVCHPLHYNLIMSWQLCGQMTLGSLGLGFLLVLPLTILICHLSFCGHNEIYHFFCDTPAVMHLACADIHRHEAALYAISVAAVAIPLLLICLSYGCIVATVVRMDSAQGKRRAFSTCSSHLMVVLLQYGCCTLIYLFPNSSYSPEEGQAVSVVYNFFSPVLNPVVYSIRNQEVTNAVRRLWQECT; encoded by the coding sequence ATGGAAGAACACAACCAGATGGGAGCGGTCCGTTTCCACTTCGACCCCTTCTCAACAGACCAGGCAGTGGTGTCCCTCATATTCATGGCCTTCTTGCTGTTGTACCCAGGAAGCCTCATTGGAAATGTCACCACTGGGCTCACAGTCTGGTGAGACCACTCCTTCCATACCCCAGTGTACTTCTTCCTTTTTGCACTGGCCATGCTGGAGATTGGCTACTCCGCCAACCTTGCTCCCTTGACTCTGGCTGGCATCCTTTCCATGGGGAGGATGCTTATCTCTCGCCCTGGCTGTGGAGCCCAGATGTTCTTCTCCATCCTTCTTGGGGAATCTGACTGTGTCTTTCTTGCTGTCATGGCCTATGACAGGTACATGGAAGTCTGTCATCCATTGCATTACAACCTCATCATGAGTTGGCAGCTCTGTGGGCAGATGACTTTAGGTTCTTTAGGTCTGGGATTCCTGTTGGTGCTGCCTTTGACCATTCTGATCTGCCACCTTTCATTCTGTGGCCACAATGAAATCTATCACTTCTTCTGTGACACGCCTGCCGTTATGCACCTGGCCTGTGCAGACATCCACAGGCACGAGGCAGCTCTCTATGCCATCAGTGTGGCCGCTGTGGCCATTCCCTTGCTCCTTATCTGCCTCTCCTATGGCTGCATTGTGGCCACCGTTGTGAGGATGGATTCAGCCCAGGGAAAGCGCAGGGCCTTCTCCACTTGTTCCTCCCACCTCATGGTGGTTCTCCTGCAGTATGGGTGTTGTACCCTTATCTACCTTTTCCCCAACTCCAGCTACTCCCCAGAAGAGGGCCAGGCAGTGTCTGTTGTCTACAACTTTTTCTCACCAGTGCTGAACCCTGTGGTCTATAGCATAAGGAATCAAGAAGTGACTAATGCAGTGAGGAGACTATGGCAAGAATGTACTTGA